In one Echinicola marina genomic region, the following are encoded:
- a CDS encoding FtsW/RodA/SpoVE family cell cycle protein, translating to MAAVKTWIDKNLKGDPIIWGIVMVLSIVSILVVYSATGTLAYRRMGGNTEAYLIKHSLLVLLSLVVMWGAHKLPYKYYSKLSLMALWVSVPLLAFTYLFGSNVNDANRWLTIPLINQAFQPSDLAKLALIAAVAGMLAKRQKNIQDFKRTFIPVMIWIGMICMLIGLANMSTAVMLLCTCLLLMFIGRVPVKFLIAVCLIGFLALTSAIFLGQRGGTFFSRIENFMSEDEIPYQAQQSYMAIATGGIAGKGPGNSEQRNSLPHPYSDFIYAIIIEEYGMIGGGVVLFLYLALLYRGMRVVAISNRPFGGLLSAGLSFALVIQAMVNMAVAVGLGPITGQPLPLLSMGGTSLLFTGISLGIILSVSRGDQEDGFAGDANAVRKNAMQMAQ from the coding sequence ATGGCAGCTGTCAAGACTTGGATCGATAAGAACTTAAAGGGTGATCCCATCATATGGGGGATTGTGATGGTCCTTTCCATCGTCAGTATCCTGGTGGTTTATTCCGCTACAGGAACTTTGGCTTATCGTAGAATGGGTGGTAATACGGAGGCTTATTTGATCAAGCATTCGCTGTTGGTGCTATTGAGTTTGGTGGTGATGTGGGGAGCGCATAAGCTGCCTTATAAGTATTATTCCAAGTTGAGTTTGATGGCCTTATGGGTATCTGTTCCGCTTTTGGCTTTTACTTATTTATTTGGTTCCAATGTAAATGATGCTAATAGATGGTTGACCATTCCTTTGATCAACCAAGCATTCCAGCCTTCTGATTTGGCCAAGTTGGCCTTGATTGCAGCGGTGGCGGGGATGTTGGCTAAGCGGCAAAAGAACATTCAGGACTTTAAGCGGACCTTTATTCCGGTAATGATCTGGATAGGGATGATTTGTATGCTCATCGGATTGGCGAATATGTCCACTGCAGTGATGCTGCTTTGCACCTGTTTGCTTTTGATGTTTATCGGTAGGGTTCCTGTGAAGTTTTTGATAGCGGTTTGCCTAATTGGCTTCCTTGCGCTTACTTCGGCCATTTTCTTGGGACAACGGGGAGGGACATTCTTCTCTAGGATAGAAAATTTCATGTCTGAAGATGAAATTCCTTATCAGGCACAGCAGTCCTATATGGCCATTGCCACTGGTGGGATTGCTGGTAAGGGCCCAGGAAATAGTGAGCAGAGAAACTCTTTGCCACACCCTTACTCTGACTTTATCTATGCCATTATCATAGAAGAATATGGTATGATCGGAGGAGGGGTAGTATTGTTCCTTTACTTGGCATTGCTCTATAGGGGGATGCGGGTAGTGGCAATTTCTAACCGGCCATTTGGGGGCTTGCTTTCGGCAGGTTTGAGTTTTGCGCTGGTGATACAAGCGATGGTAAATATGGCAGTTGCAGTAGGTTTGGGACCAATTACGGGTCAACCATTGCCTTTGCTCAGTATGGGAGGAACCTCTTTATTGTTCACAGGGATTTCTTTGGGAATTATTTTAAGTGTTAGCCGTGGAGACCAGGAAGATGGTTTTGCGGGTGATGCCAATGCAGTTAGAAAGAACGCCATGCAAATGGCACAATAA
- the murD gene encoding UDP-N-acetylmuramoyl-L-alanine--D-glutamate ligase, translated as MKKIAILGAGESGIGAALLAKKNGYDVFVSDGGKINAERKQRLEEAGIAYEEGQHSGERILSQGEIIKSPGIPFGNTIVNAALERGIPVIDELEFAYGFSRGKVIAITGTNGKTTTTLLTYHLMKKGGLDVGMGGNVGKSWAAQLVEEDHDWWVLEVSSFQIDGFKTLKPRVAVLTNITPDHLDRYEYKLEKYIHSKLNLLKQMDDEGDFIYFSEDSNIWKGLSDLIVKPKVHEVSLEKIVKDGSFFNGTEVKINHDEHMISFPLSEMSLKGTHNMLNVMCAANAALLAGVQESAIREGLADFKNAPHRMEQVAEIDGVVFVNDSKGTNVDATIYALAAFKEPLIWIAGGVDKGNEYETTMTEVRGHVRTLICLGKDNEKLKKAFAGVVPEILETQDITEAVRWGYEKGKSGDVVLLSPACASFDLFKNYEDRGDQFREAVKKLKQ; from the coding sequence ATGAAAAAAATAGCCATACTGGGAGCAGGAGAAAGTGGGATTGGTGCAGCATTGCTGGCCAAGAAGAACGGCTATGATGTATTTGTCTCAGACGGAGGCAAAATAAATGCTGAAAGAAAGCAGCGATTAGAGGAGGCAGGGATCGCCTACGAAGAAGGACAGCATAGTGGGGAACGTATTTTAAGTCAGGGTGAAATTATTAAAAGTCCTGGGATTCCCTTTGGCAATACTATAGTCAATGCGGCTTTGGAAAGAGGTATTCCTGTGATTGATGAATTGGAGTTTGCCTATGGTTTTTCTAGGGGAAAGGTGATTGCGATTACGGGCACCAATGGAAAAACCACTACAACGCTTTTGACCTATCACCTGATGAAGAAAGGAGGGCTTGATGTAGGAATGGGGGGTAATGTAGGAAAAAGCTGGGCGGCTCAGCTGGTTGAAGAGGATCATGACTGGTGGGTACTTGAGGTAAGTAGTTTTCAGATAGATGGGTTCAAGACCCTCAAGCCCAGGGTTGCTGTGCTAACGAATATTACTCCTGATCATTTAGACCGGTATGAGTATAAATTGGAGAAATATATTCATTCCAAACTGAATCTCTTGAAGCAGATGGATGATGAAGGTGACTTTATTTATTTCAGTGAGGACAGTAATATCTGGAAAGGATTATCGGATTTGATCGTGAAGCCGAAGGTACATGAAGTATCACTGGAAAAGATTGTGAAGGATGGTAGTTTTTTCAATGGTACAGAGGTTAAGATCAATCATGATGAGCATATGATCTCATTTCCTTTAAGTGAAATGTCACTTAAGGGAACACATAATATGCTGAATGTGATGTGTGCGGCGAATGCAGCATTATTGGCGGGAGTACAGGAATCAGCTATCAGGGAAGGCTTGGCTGATTTTAAGAATGCCCCTCACAGGATGGAACAGGTGGCTGAGATTGATGGCGTGGTATTCGTGAATGATAGCAAGGGGACCAATGTGGATGCAACCATTTATGCCTTGGCCGCTTTCAAGGAGCCATTGATTTGGATTGCCGGAGGAGTGGACAAGGGCAATGAGTATGAAACAACCATGACAGAAGTGAGGGGGCATGTAAGGACTTTGATCTGTCTGGGAAAAGATAACGAAAAGCTTAAGAAGGCTTTTGCAGGAGTGGTTCCAGAAATTTTGGAAACGCAGGATATCACAGAAGCGGTGAGATGGGGATATGAGAAGGGAAAATCCGGGGATGTGGTTTTGTTGTCACCGGCCTGTGCAAGTTTTGACTTGTTCAAAAACTATGAGGACAGGGGGGATCAATTTAGAGAAGCAGTAAAGAAGTTGAAGCAATAA
- the mraY gene encoding phospho-N-acetylmuramoyl-pentapeptide-transferase, which produces MLYHLFDYIDSNFDFPGSGLFRYISFRAGLSAMLSLIITITFGKSIINWIRKKQIGETVRDLGLAGQSEKKGTPTMGGLMMIAAIIIPTLLFADVYNIYILLLLVTVVWLGGIGFLDDYIKVFRKNKEGLAGKFKIIGQVGIGIIVAITLFYHEDVVVREFQTPVSIEEGVVETPAYKDVKVMKTTIPFMKNNELNYENFFGFLGDGVTPVLYTLLVIFVVTAVSNGANITDGIDGLAAGTSAIIGLAIAIFAYLSGNAIFSQYLNIMFIPNSGELVIFCAAFLGACVGFLWYNSYPAQVFMGDTGSLMLGGVIAVLCLVLRKELLIPVLCGIFVIENLSVIIQVAYFKYTKRKYGEGRRIFRMSPLHHHYQKGGIPESKIVTRFWIVGILLAIITLATLKLR; this is translated from the coding sequence ATGCTTTACCATCTTTTCGACTATATCGACAGTAATTTTGATTTTCCTGGTTCGGGTTTGTTCAGGTACATTTCCTTCCGAGCGGGCTTATCAGCTATGCTGTCTTTGATTATTACGATCACTTTTGGTAAAAGTATTATCAATTGGATTAGGAAAAAACAAATTGGAGAAACAGTAAGGGACCTAGGCTTAGCCGGACAATCAGAGAAAAAGGGAACGCCTACCATGGGAGGTTTGATGATGATAGCGGCTATAATAATCCCAACGCTTTTGTTCGCTGATGTTTACAATATTTATATTCTTCTTCTTTTGGTCACAGTAGTGTGGCTTGGAGGAATAGGCTTTTTGGATGACTATATCAAAGTATTCAGGAAGAATAAAGAAGGACTTGCCGGTAAATTCAAGATTATAGGCCAAGTGGGGATAGGGATTATCGTAGCCATTACCCTTTTTTACCATGAAGATGTGGTCGTCAGGGAGTTCCAGACGCCGGTTTCTATAGAAGAAGGCGTGGTAGAGACTCCAGCATATAAGGATGTAAAGGTGATGAAAACTACCATTCCATTTATGAAGAACAACGAACTCAATTATGAGAATTTCTTCGGTTTTCTTGGGGATGGGGTTACGCCTGTTTTGTACACATTGTTGGTGATATTTGTCGTTACCGCAGTGTCAAACGGGGCCAATATAACAGATGGGATTGATGGATTGGCAGCTGGTACTTCGGCCATTATAGGCTTGGCTATTGCGATTTTTGCTTATCTCAGTGGTAATGCGATATTCTCACAGTACCTCAATATCATGTTTATCCCCAATTCAGGTGAGTTGGTGATTTTCTGCGCGGCTTTTTTAGGGGCATGTGTGGGCTTTCTGTGGTACAATTCCTATCCTGCCCAAGTGTTTATGGGAGATACGGGTAGTTTGATGCTGGGAGGTGTGATAGCTGTGCTTTGCCTGGTATTGAGAAAGGAGCTTTTGATCCCAGTGTTATGCGGGATTTTTGTAATAGAGAACTTGTCGGTAATCATTCAAGTGGCCTATTTCAAATATACCAAAAGAAAATATGGTGAAGGTAGGAGGATTTTCAGGATGTCCCCTTTACATCATCATTACCAAAAAGGCGGAATTCCTGAATCCAAGATCGTAACCCGTTTTTGGATTGTGGGGATTTTATTGGCGATTATCACATTGGCCACTTTAAAATTAAGATAA
- a CDS encoding UDP-N-acetylmuramoyl-L-alanyl-D-glutamate--2,6-diaminopimelate ligase, whose protein sequence is MKTLKDILYKVSLTSTTGDMEVVVNDIVFDSRKVREGVVFVAVAGTQVDGHDFIDQAVAKGAKSIVCERMPENLHAHITYVQVVHAANALGVMASNFYGNPSSKLKVVAVTGTNGKTTCVTLLHRLFIELGYLTGMLSTVENKINEKIIPATHTTPDSVAINKLMADMVEAGCTHCFMEASSHAIVQERMAGLHISGAVFTNISHDHLDYHGSFDEYIKAKKKLFDELPRDAFALVNADDKRGMVMLQNTKASKHTYGLKYPTDYKAKVLSNTLQGLELDINGKQAWFRLIGEFNAYNLCGVLGAAILLGEEEDEVLTQLSKIKGAHGRFDQIEIAGITAIVDYAHTPDALENVLKTIQGVRTGGENVITVVGCGGNRDRAKRPLMAKIATEFSEKVVLTSDNPRDEEPMDIIREMEKGVNPVAFKKTVVIADRREAIKTACVMAVKGDIILVAGKGHETYQEIKGVKYPFDDFQTIKELIQLIHTTK, encoded by the coding sequence ATGAAGACCCTAAAGGACATATTGTACAAAGTTTCACTGACTTCTACTACCGGAGATATGGAAGTAGTCGTGAATGATATTGTCTTTGACAGCCGCAAGGTAAGAGAGGGTGTTGTGTTTGTAGCTGTTGCTGGTACTCAGGTAGACGGGCATGACTTTATAGATCAGGCCGTAGCAAAGGGAGCTAAAAGCATCGTTTGTGAAAGGATGCCAGAAAATTTACATGCCCATATCACTTATGTGCAGGTCGTTCATGCTGCAAATGCCTTGGGGGTGATGGCATCCAATTTTTATGGAAATCCTTCCAGTAAATTGAAGGTCGTTGCGGTAACCGGTACCAATGGTAAAACTACTTGCGTCACTTTACTTCATCGTCTATTTATTGAGTTAGGCTACTTGACCGGTATGCTTAGCACGGTGGAAAATAAAATCAATGAAAAGATCATTCCGGCGACGCATACTACGCCTGATAGTGTGGCGATCAATAAGTTGATGGCCGATATGGTCGAGGCTGGATGTACTCACTGTTTTATGGAGGCAAGTTCCCATGCCATTGTTCAAGAAAGAATGGCAGGATTGCATATTAGTGGGGCAGTGTTTACCAATATTTCCCATGATCATTTGGATTATCATGGCAGCTTTGATGAGTATATCAAAGCAAAGAAAAAATTATTTGATGAATTGCCAAGAGATGCATTTGCCTTGGTCAATGCCGATGATAAAAGGGGGATGGTAATGCTCCAAAATACCAAAGCGAGCAAGCATACCTATGGATTGAAGTATCCTACGGATTACAAAGCAAAGGTGCTAAGTAACACCCTTCAGGGATTGGAGTTGGATATTAATGGCAAGCAGGCATGGTTCCGATTAATAGGAGAATTCAATGCCTATAACCTTTGTGGGGTGTTGGGGGCTGCGATATTATTAGGCGAGGAAGAAGATGAGGTGTTGACCCAGCTCTCCAAAATCAAAGGTGCCCATGGCAGATTTGATCAAATAGAAATAGCGGGTATTACAGCAATTGTAGATTATGCCCATACGCCTGATGCATTGGAGAATGTGCTGAAAACGATACAAGGGGTGAGAACTGGAGGGGAGAACGTGATCACTGTGGTAGGATGTGGCGGTAACCGGGATAGGGCCAAAAGACCACTGATGGCAAAAATAGCTACAGAATTTAGTGAGAAAGTAGTGTTGACTTCGGATAATCCGAGAGATGAAGAGCCGATGGATATTATCCGTGAAATGGAAAAGGGGGTAAATCCGGTTGCTTTTAAAAAAACAGTGGTCATCGCGGACAGAAGGGAGGCCATCAAAACGGCCTGTGTAATGGCCGTGAAAGGGGATATTATCCTTGTGGCCGGAAAAGGGCATGAGACCTATCAGGAGATCAAAGGAGTAAAATATCCTTTTGATGATTTCCAGACCATAAAAGAATTGATACAATTAATACATACGACAAAATAG
- a CDS encoding penicillin-binding protein, protein MNIKKSILLRVRLAFLAMVLFAGAILYRIAHVQFVDGDKWRQKAEDINLQYRKVSATRGNIYSADGSLLATSLPFYRVAMDPGIASEKDFRAGIDSLAMNLSSFYKDKSANAYKRIINDARIEGRRYLVLNRSQIGYQAKQKMSTWPIFRKGRMGGGVLFEKVEKRYRPFKNLAGRTVGFLNEDRYGAGLEYSFNGYLEGKNGEALFQKIAGGTWKPVHDAEDIRPEDGYDIVTTIDVNIQDVAESALLRQLMNKDAEYGCVLVMEVKTGHIKAIANLEKKDNGNGYGEYYNYAVGEQGLTEPGSTFKLLSMLALLEEGKVNLKDTVDTGNGAYKFYNQTMRDAKYGGYGKLTVRQAFEKSSNVGISKLVDEHFGVRPEKFLSYLEQVGLDQPLGFQIKGEGVPYFKDPKDKKNWYGTTLPWMSIGYELKVTPLHTLTLYNAVANGGKVVKPMIVERIQKGNHIEEEFETEVLRRSIGSEATIKQLQSLLEGVVEKGTARNISDSEYKIAGKTGTAQKLVNGRYTRRYYTSFAGYFPADEPKYSMIIVIDSPKGFNAYGGDVSAPVFKEIADKIYAQDLKLNKEEEKLAPKAPQLSQVVFPYIQAGMADELQMICNKFGLSNHYDGADRWVKSSVVNRSINWKSNKVEAPMVPDVSGMTLKDALYVLENKGLRVDYIGRGRVKNQSVPAGSSVSKGGLIRIVLG, encoded by the coding sequence ATGAATATAAAAAAATCCATACTTCTGAGAGTAAGACTTGCCTTTTTGGCAATGGTACTCTTTGCAGGGGCTATTCTTTATAGGATAGCCCATGTTCAGTTTGTGGATGGAGATAAATGGCGTCAAAAAGCGGAAGACATTAATCTTCAATATAGGAAAGTCAGTGCTACCAGAGGCAATATATATAGTGCTGATGGTAGTCTTTTGGCTACCAGCTTACCTTTTTATAGGGTGGCTATGGATCCGGGAATTGCCAGTGAAAAGGATTTTAGGGCAGGAATAGATTCCTTGGCCATGAACCTGTCCAGTTTCTATAAGGACAAATCAGCCAATGCCTATAAACGCATAATTAATGATGCCCGAATAGAAGGCAGGCGCTACTTGGTGCTTAACAGGAGCCAAATAGGCTATCAGGCCAAACAAAAAATGTCCACCTGGCCTATCTTCAGAAAAGGCAGAATGGGTGGAGGTGTATTGTTTGAAAAGGTGGAAAAGAGGTACAGGCCATTTAAGAATTTGGCAGGAAGAACTGTGGGGTTCTTAAATGAAGACCGATATGGCGCAGGATTGGAGTATAGCTTTAATGGCTATTTGGAAGGGAAAAATGGGGAGGCTTTGTTTCAAAAGATAGCTGGGGGGACTTGGAAACCGGTGCATGATGCAGAGGACATCCGGCCAGAGGATGGTTACGATATAGTAACTACTATAGATGTGAATATTCAGGATGTAGCGGAGTCAGCCTTGTTGAGGCAGCTGATGAACAAGGATGCTGAATACGGTTGTGTGCTGGTGATGGAAGTAAAGACAGGACATATCAAGGCCATTGCCAATTTGGAAAAGAAGGATAATGGCAATGGATATGGTGAGTACTATAATTATGCAGTTGGAGAACAAGGTTTGACAGAGCCTGGCTCTACCTTTAAATTGTTGTCCATGTTGGCACTCTTGGAGGAAGGCAAGGTAAATCTTAAAGATACAGTAGATACAGGCAATGGCGCCTATAAATTCTATAACCAAACCATGAGGGATGCCAAATATGGTGGTTATGGAAAGCTGACTGTCAGGCAGGCATTCGAAAAGTCCTCTAATGTGGGGATTTCCAAATTAGTGGATGAGCATTTCGGGGTTAGACCAGAGAAGTTTCTTTCTTATTTGGAGCAGGTGGGGTTGGATCAACCTTTGGGTTTCCAAATTAAAGGTGAAGGAGTTCCTTATTTCAAAGATCCCAAGGATAAAAAGAATTGGTACGGCACCACCTTGCCTTGGATGTCTATAGGTTATGAGCTAAAAGTAACACCATTACATACATTGACTTTATACAATGCAGTGGCAAATGGAGGTAAGGTGGTCAAGCCAATGATTGTGGAAAGAATCCAAAAGGGCAATCATATTGAAGAAGAATTTGAGACGGAGGTATTGAGGAGAAGTATTGGCTCCGAAGCTACCATCAAGCAGCTTCAGTCTTTGCTGGAGGGAGTAGTGGAGAAAGGGACTGCCAGAAATATCAGTGATAGTGAGTATAAGATTGCAGGGAAGACAGGAACCGCTCAAAAACTGGTGAATGGTAGGTATACCAGGAGGTATTACACTTCCTTTGCCGGCTATTTTCCTGCGGATGAGCCGAAATACAGTATGATCATTGTGATAGACAGTCCCAAAGGGTTCAATGCCTATGGAGGAGATGTTTCTGCTCCTGTATTTAAGGAAATAGCGGATAAGATCTATGCACAGGATTTGAAATTGAATAAAGAGGAAGAAAAGCTTGCGCCTAAGGCTCCACAGCTGTCTCAAGTAGTTTTTCCCTATATCCAAGCGGGTATGGCAGATGAGCTTCAGATGATCTGCAATAAATTCGGGCTTTCCAATCATTATGATGGGGCAGACAGATGGGTGAAATCTTCCGTTGTGAACAGGTCTATCAATTGGAAATCCAATAAAGTGGAAGCACCAATGGTGCCGGATGTTTCAGGAATGACTTTGAAAGATGCACTCTATGTATTGGAAAATAAGGGGCTGAGGGTAGACTATATCGGAAGGGGAAGGGTGAAGAACCAGTCTGTTCCTGCAGGTTCCAGTGTATCAAAAGGAGGATTAATAAGAATTGTATTAGGCTAA
- a CDS encoding FtsL-like putative cell division protein, which translates to MEGNTFKKKIKRGANESRQSSNLGGGSNLFSFIDQKFKISDWLGEGIPVRLVPPFLYAAFLALIYIWSNHKAESTIREIEKLQQEVEDLRADVTTLEAEYMFSSKQSEVAKKIKVLNIYEIEEPPKKIIVDK; encoded by the coding sequence ATGGAAGGGAATACTTTCAAGAAAAAAATCAAGCGAGGGGCCAATGAGTCCAGGCAATCAAGTAACCTTGGTGGAGGGAGTAATCTCTTTTCATTTATTGATCAGAAGTTCAAGATCAGTGATTGGCTTGGAGAAGGGATTCCTGTAAGGTTGGTGCCGCCTTTTTTGTATGCCGCCTTTTTGGCTTTGATATATATCTGGTCCAATCACAAAGCGGAAAGTACAATTCGGGAAATCGAAAAGCTGCAGCAGGAAGTGGAAGATCTGAGGGCTGATGTTACTACACTGGAAGCGGAGTATATGTTCAGCAGTAAGCAGTCAGAAGTAGCCAAGAAAATTAAAGTATTAAACATTTACGAGATAGAGGAGCCTCCAAAAAAGATCATAGTAGATAAATGA
- the rsmH gene encoding 16S rRNA (cytosine(1402)-N(4))-methyltransferase RsmH, with protein sequence MSASEYHIPVMLSQCIEGLDIRPDGVYVDLTFGGGGHSKEILKHLGPEGHLYGFDQDDDAARNALEYPNFTFVQANFRDLKRYLRLYGVSQVDGILADLGISSHQIDEPSRGFSTRFDGDLDMRMNQLGNVTAKDVLNTYEEEKLHKVFGIYGEVKNAKSLAQAVVSERAIRPFETIEQFKQLLQKLAPRNREFKYFAQVFQALRIEVNDEMRALEEMLYQTVEVLKPEGRLVVMSYHSLEDRMVKNFMNKGKMQGEVEKDFYGNLIRPLEPVSRKAIQASPEEVAVNNRARSAKLRIAKKV encoded by the coding sequence ATGAGTGCGAGCGAATACCATATTCCCGTAATGCTCTCACAGTGCATTGAGGGCTTGGATATACGTCCAGATGGCGTATATGTGGACCTGACCTTTGGTGGTGGAGGGCATTCAAAGGAGATCCTGAAGCATTTGGGGCCTGAGGGGCATCTGTATGGCTTTGATCAGGATGATGATGCTGCAAGGAATGCTTTGGAGTATCCAAATTTCACATTTGTACAAGCCAATTTCAGGGACCTGAAGCGTTACCTCAGGTTGTATGGGGTAAGTCAAGTGGATGGGATTTTGGCCGATCTTGGGATTTCTTCCCACCAAATTGATGAGCCTAGCAGGGGGTTCTCAACCCGGTTTGATGGGGACTTGGATATGAGGATGAACCAACTTGGTAATGTTACCGCCAAGGATGTATTAAATACTTATGAGGAGGAAAAGCTTCATAAGGTTTTCGGTATATATGGGGAGGTGAAAAATGCAAAATCGCTAGCCCAAGCAGTGGTTTCCGAAAGAGCCATTCGGCCTTTTGAAACCATTGAGCAGTTTAAGCAGCTATTGCAAAAGCTGGCTCCACGAAACAGGGAGTTCAAGTATTTTGCCCAGGTGTTCCAGGCATTGAGGATAGAGGTGAACGATGAGATGCGGGCACTGGAAGAGATGCTGTACCAAACGGTAGAGGTGTTGAAGCCAGAGGGAAGGTTAGTAGTTATGAGCTATCATTCCTTAGAGGATCGTATGGTTAAGAATTTTATGAACAAGGGAAAAATGCAAGGTGAGGTAGAAAAGGATTTCTATGGCAACCTGATCAGACCCTTGGAGCCGGTGAGCAGAAAGGCTATTCAGGCAAGTCCAGAAGAAGTCGCGGTCAATAACCGAGCGAGGAGTGCTAAGTTGAGGATTGCAAAAAAGGTGTAG
- the mraZ gene encoding division/cell wall cluster transcriptional repressor MraZ — MANFSSEYYCKLDAKGRLVLPAKLKAALPETHGNELVMRRGFDPCLVLYPINEYRKLDSKVSALDDFDADQRRFKRNFYRDNTEVELDSTGRFLIPKPLLKFADITKEVVVVGMGKTIEIWDPERYEDYLIQDPDVFASEAKKYLSNTNK; from the coding sequence ATGGCAAACTTCTCTAGCGAATATTATTGCAAGCTTGACGCCAAAGGACGTCTGGTTTTGCCTGCCAAGCTAAAGGCGGCATTGCCGGAGACCCATGGTAATGAGCTTGTTATGCGTAGAGGGTTCGATCCTTGTTTGGTGTTGTATCCCATTAATGAGTACCGCAAGTTAGACAGTAAGGTGTCCGCTTTAGATGATTTTGATGCAGATCAGAGAAGGTTCAAAAGGAATTTTTACCGCGACAACACAGAGGTGGAGTTGGACTCTACTGGTCGCTTTTTAATTCCTAAGCCTTTGTTGAAGTTTGCTGATATCACCAAGGAAGTGGTAGTAGTGGGTATGGGTAAGACCATTGAGATTTGGGATCCGGAGAGATATGAAGATTATCTCATCCAGGATCCAGATGTTTTTGCAAGTGAGGCTAAGAAATATTTGTCCAATACAAACAAATGA
- a CDS encoding polyprenyl synthetase family protein: MKPDLQQIQAPIASEMTDFEKKFRSFMKSKVKLLDHITSYIVKRKGKQMRPMFVFLTAGVTGGISESTYRGAALIELLHTATLVHDDVVDDANYRRGFFSVNALWKNKIAVLVGDYLLSRGLLLSVDNGDFDLLKVVSNAVREMSEGELLQIAKARKLDITEEVYYTIIRQKTASLIASCCAVGALTAGAEEEVVEKMRDFGEKVGMAFQIKDDLFDYGEDEVGKPVGIDIKEKKMTLPLIYALNNAAWSDKKKIIYLIRNKNEDKKAVNQVIGFVKASGGLDYAEEVMNKFYQEALDILAGLPDSDYKTSLKNLVKYTIERKK; this comes from the coding sequence ATGAAACCAGACCTCCAACAAATACAAGCTCCTATAGCATCGGAAATGACCGACTTCGAGAAGAAGTTCCGTTCTTTTATGAAGAGCAAGGTCAAACTTTTAGATCATATCACTAGCTATATTGTCAAAAGGAAGGGGAAGCAAATGCGCCCTATGTTTGTTTTTTTGACTGCTGGAGTGACAGGAGGTATTTCGGAGTCTACCTATAGGGGGGCAGCGCTTATAGAACTGCTACATACTGCTACCTTGGTGCATGATGATGTGGTGGATGATGCCAATTACCGTCGTGGTTTTTTCTCTGTAAATGCTTTATGGAAAAATAAGATAGCTGTTTTGGTAGGTGATTACCTCTTGTCCAGAGGTTTACTGTTGAGTGTGGACAATGGGGATTTTGACTTGCTTAAAGTGGTTTCCAATGCGGTTAGGGAAATGAGTGAAGGGGAGCTTTTGCAAATTGCCAAGGCAAGGAAGTTGGATATCACGGAAGAAGTTTATTATACCATTATACGTCAGAAAACAGCCAGTCTGATAGCTTCTTGTTGTGCTGTCGGTGCCTTAACAGCGGGAGCTGAGGAGGAAGTAGTGGAAAAGATGCGTGATTTTGGGGAGAAAGTGGGGATGGCCTTTCAGATCAAAGATGATTTGTTTGACTATGGTGAAGATGAAGTGGGTAAGCCGGTAGGTATTGATATCAAGGAGAAGAAAATGACACTGCCCTTGATCTATGCGTTGAATAATGCTGCTTGGTCCGATAAGAAAAAGATTATCTACCTGATTCGTAATAAGAATGAAGATAAAAAGGCTGTTAATCAGGTTATTGGCTTTGTGAAGGCTTCAGGTGGTTTGGATTATGCGGAGGAAGTAATGAATAAGTTTTATCAAGAGGCTTTGGATATTTTGGCTGGCTTGCCAGATTCTGACTATAAGACTTCCTTGAAAAACTTGGTAAAATATACAATAGAAAGAAAGAAGTAA